The genomic DNA AACCGGCGACCCCCTGGTTGCAAACCAGGTGCTCTCCCGCTGAGCTACGTCCCCGTCTCCTGTCTCATCATACCAGGGCCCGCGGCGGTTCTACCGGTACTTGATGCTGGTGACCTTGGGCTGCAGGAAGTACAGGAGGTAGTCGGGGCCCCCCACCTTGGCGTCCGTTCCGCTCATGTTGAAGCCCCCGAAGGGGTGGACGCCCACCAGGGCTCCCGTGCACTTCCGGTTGATGTACAGGTT from Armatimonadota bacterium includes the following:
- a CDS encoding L-glutamate gamma-semialdehyde dehydrogenase, with translation NLYINRKCTGALVGVHPFGGFNMSGTDAKVGGPDYLLYFLQPKVTSIKYR